From a single Desulfuromonas sp. genomic region:
- the hemA gene encoding glutamyl-tRNA reductase — protein MNIIVVGLSHKTAPVEIRERVAFPPTAMEKPLRELAALPAISEAVIVSTCNRVELYATSRDAETGVVQLKRFLAEHHYIPLDELDAHLYEVRGEEAIHHVFRVAASLDSMVIGEPQILGQIKTAYGYATEFKTAGLILNRFLHKAFSVAKRVRTETKIASNAVSVSFAAVELSRKIFDTIDDKTVMLIGAGEMCELAARHFVNNGVSKVLVTNRTFERAEKLAEEFQGRAIAFDDFPDHLHQVDIVLTSTGAPNFILGHKKVEEVIRQRKNKPMFFIDIAVPRDIDPKVNKVPNVYLYDVDDLQGVVQANLKERHKEAKKAEGIVDQEIGQFHKWLASLELKPTIVSLRRKIEEIRRGELEKTFANLKDLDKKEKKAIEALTSAIINKVLHRPTTVLKQTQNDASGDSYVDAVRVLFDLEPPQPDGEEKPLPDPSEKP, from the coding sequence ATGAATATCATCGTCGTGGGGCTCAGTCACAAGACCGCCCCCGTGGAAATACGCGAACGGGTGGCCTTTCCGCCTACCGCCATGGAAAAGCCCCTGCGCGAGCTGGCGGCCCTGCCTGCCATCAGCGAGGCGGTGATCGTCTCGACCTGCAACCGGGTGGAGCTGTACGCCACCAGCCGGGACGCCGAGACGGGAGTGGTCCAGCTCAAGCGCTTTCTCGCCGAGCACCACTACATCCCCCTGGACGAGTTGGATGCACACCTCTACGAGGTCCGGGGGGAGGAGGCCATCCACCACGTGTTCCGGGTGGCCGCCAGCCTCGATTCCATGGTCATCGGAGAGCCCCAGATCCTGGGCCAGATCAAGACCGCCTACGGCTATGCCACCGAGTTCAAGACCGCCGGCCTGATCCTCAACCGCTTCCTGCACAAAGCCTTCTCCGTCGCCAAGCGGGTGCGCACCGAGACCAAGATCGCCAGCAACGCCGTCTCGGTCTCCTTCGCCGCGGTAGAGCTGTCCCGCAAAATCTTCGACACCATCGACGACAAGACGGTCATGCTTATCGGCGCCGGAGAGATGTGCGAACTGGCGGCCCGCCACTTCGTCAACAACGGAGTGTCCAAGGTCCTGGTCACCAACCGCACCTTTGAGCGGGCCGAAAAGCTGGCCGAAGAGTTCCAGGGCCGGGCCATCGCCTTCGACGACTTCCCCGACCACCTCCACCAGGTCGACATCGTCCTCACCTCCACCGGAGCGCCCAACTTCATCCTCGGGCACAAGAAGGTGGAAGAGGTCATCCGCCAGCGCAAGAACAAGCCGATGTTCTTCATCGACATCGCCGTCCCCCGGGATATCGACCCCAAGGTCAACAAAGTCCCCAACGTCTACCTCTACGACGTCGACGACCTGCAGGGGGTCGTCCAGGCCAACCTCAAGGAGCGCCACAAGGAGGCCAAGAAAGCCGAGGGGATCGTCGACCAGGAGATCGGCCAGTTCCACAAATGGCTGGCGAGCCTCGAGCTGAAGCCGACCATCGTCTCCCTGCGCCGCAAGATCGAAGAGATCCGCCGGGGCGAACTTGAAAAGACCTTCGCCAACCTCAAGGATCTGGACAAGAAGGAGAAAAAGGCGATCGAGGCGCTGACCTCGGCCATTATCAACAAAGTGCTGCACCGCCCCACGACCGTCCTCAAGCAGACCCAGAACGACGCCTCGGGGGACAGCTATGTCGATGCGGTGCGGGTGCTGTTCGACCTCGAACCCCCGCAGCCGGACGGGGAGGAGAAACCCCTCCCGGACCCTTCCGAAAAGCCTTAA
- the hemC gene encoding hydroxymethylbilane synthase, translated as MSKTTLRIGTRASQLALWQANWVKSELENRHPGLEVTLTKIKTQGDKILDVPLAMVGGKGLFVKEIEEAMLRDEIDIAVHSMKDVPTVFPESLALRCITEREDCRDIVILRPGVASWKDLPQGARIGTSALRRKAQLLHLRPDLKMIDIRGNVQTRIRKLTEDNLDAVILAAAGMKRLGFETQVSEYLPVGISLPAIGQGALGLESRIDDDETNALIDFFNHPETDWAVRGERAFLKRLEGGCQVPIACHGTVADGQLTLTGLVADCDGVKLLKKSIAGPVEECEKLGTSIADDLLIQGAGKILNEVYQHETFNVEKEDV; from the coding sequence ATGTCGAAGACAACCCTGCGCATAGGAACCCGCGCCAGCCAACTGGCCCTCTGGCAGGCCAACTGGGTCAAGTCCGAACTGGAAAATCGCCACCCCGGCCTGGAGGTGACCCTCACCAAGATCAAGACCCAGGGCGACAAGATCCTCGACGTGCCCCTGGCGATGGTCGGCGGCAAGGGCCTGTTCGTCAAGGAGATCGAGGAGGCGATGCTGCGCGACGAGATCGACATCGCCGTGCACTCCATGAAGGACGTCCCGACGGTCTTCCCCGAGAGCCTGGCCCTGCGCTGCATCACCGAGCGGGAGGACTGCCGCGACATCGTCATCCTGCGCCCCGGCGTGGCGAGCTGGAAGGACCTGCCCCAGGGCGCCCGGATCGGCACCAGCGCCCTGCGGCGCAAGGCCCAGCTGCTCCACCTGCGCCCCGACCTGAAGATGATCGATATTCGCGGCAACGTCCAGACCCGGATCCGCAAGCTGACCGAGGACAACCTCGACGCGGTGATCCTGGCTGCGGCCGGCATGAAGCGGCTCGGCTTCGAAACCCAGGTCAGCGAATACCTGCCGGTCGGCATCTCCCTGCCGGCCATCGGCCAGGGGGCCCTCGGTCTGGAGAGCCGCATCGACGACGACGAGACCAACGCCCTGATCGACTTCTTCAACCACCCGGAAACCGACTGGGCGGTGCGCGGCGAGCGGGCCTTCCTCAAGCGCCTCGAGGGCGGCTGCCAGGTTCCCATCGCCTGCCACGGCACCGTGGCCGACGGCCAGCTCACCCTGACCGGCCTGGTGGCCGACTGCGACGGCGTCAAGCTCCTGAAAAAGAGCATCGCCGGCCCGGTCGAAGAGTGCGAAAAGCTCGGCACCTCGATTGCCGACGACCTGCTGATCCAAGGCGCCGGCAAGATCCTCAACGAGGTCTACCAGCACGAAACCTTCAACGTCGAGAAGGAAGACGTCTGA
- the cobA gene encoding uroporphyrinogen-III C-methyltransferase, whose protein sequence is MKGIVYLIGAGPGDPGLMTVKGLECLRRAEVVVYDYLANPAFLDEAPEDAERIYVGKRKGKHHRPQEEITRLLVEKARLGKVVARLKGGDPYVFGRGGEEAHTLHLEGIPFEVIPGVTAGFAAAAYAGIPLTHRDYTTSLGLVTGHETPAKKISSIDWDRLATGVGTLVFYMGMANLPLIVGKLMAHGRSPQTPVAIIRWATTPHQKTLVATLGTVEERVHQAQLKPPAVIVVGEVVGLREKLRWFDNRPLFGKRILVTRTAEQAGSFTKLLEAQGAEAIACPVIAIAPPAGWDELDGEIRDLGKTDFLILTSANGVDAFFARLAVAGLDVRALHGVQVVSVGPKTSQTISARGIRPDLEPAEFRAEAVVELLKKEGVSGKRVLYPRAELARKLIPAELAAAGADVHAPVAYRTVPPEGGGERIRDLLAEGGIDAVTFTSSSTVENFLDMVGEGAQRLLERVDVFSIGPLTTATAERRGLSVSAQPEAYTLEGLIESMVEYYQ, encoded by the coding sequence TTGAAGGGAATTGTCTATCTGATCGGAGCCGGGCCCGGCGACCCGGGGCTGATGACCGTCAAGGGACTGGAGTGCCTGCGCCGCGCCGAGGTGGTGGTCTACGACTACCTGGCCAACCCGGCCTTTCTCGACGAGGCCCCCGAGGACGCCGAGCGGATCTACGTCGGCAAGCGCAAGGGCAAGCACCACCGTCCCCAGGAGGAGATCACCCGCCTGCTGGTAGAGAAGGCCCGCCTTGGCAAGGTCGTGGCACGGCTCAAGGGGGGCGACCCCTACGTCTTCGGACGGGGCGGGGAGGAGGCCCACACCCTGCACCTGGAAGGCATCCCCTTCGAGGTCATCCCCGGGGTGACCGCCGGCTTCGCCGCCGCCGCCTACGCCGGCATCCCCCTGACCCACCGCGACTACACCACCAGCCTCGGCCTGGTCACAGGCCACGAGACCCCCGCCAAGAAGATCTCCAGCATCGACTGGGACAGGCTCGCCACCGGGGTCGGAACCCTGGTCTTCTACATGGGCATGGCCAACCTGCCCCTGATCGTCGGGAAGCTGATGGCCCACGGCCGCTCACCCCAAACCCCCGTGGCGATCATCCGCTGGGCCACGACCCCCCACCAGAAGACCCTCGTCGCCACCCTGGGCACTGTCGAAGAGCGGGTCCACCAGGCCCAACTCAAGCCGCCGGCGGTGATCGTTGTCGGCGAAGTGGTCGGCCTACGCGAAAAACTGCGCTGGTTCGACAACCGCCCCCTGTTCGGCAAACGTATCCTCGTGACCCGCACCGCCGAGCAGGCAGGCAGCTTCACCAAACTGCTCGAGGCGCAGGGCGCCGAGGCCATCGCCTGCCCGGTAATCGCCATCGCCCCCCCGGCCGGCTGGGACGAACTGGACGGAGAAATCCGCGACCTGGGGAAGACCGACTTTCTGATCCTGACCTCGGCCAACGGCGTCGACGCCTTCTTTGCCCGCCTGGCCGTCGCCGGGCTCGACGTGCGGGCCCTCCACGGCGTACAGGTGGTCTCGGTCGGCCCGAAGACCTCTCAGACGATATCAGCCCGCGGCATCAGGCCCGATCTGGAGCCCGCCGAATTCCGGGCCGAAGCGGTTGTCGAGCTGCTGAAAAAAGAGGGCGTCTCCGGCAAGCGCGTTCTCTACCCCCGAGCCGAACTGGCCCGCAAGCTGATCCCGGCCGAGCTGGCCGCCGCCGGCGCCGACGTCCACGCCCCGGTCGCCTACCGCACCGTCCCGCCGGAAGGAGGGGGCGAGCGGATCCGCGACCTTCTCGCCGAGGGGGGCATCGACGCGGTGACCTTCACGTCCTCCTCCACGGTCGAGAACTTTCTCGACATGGTCGGCGAAGGCGCGCAGCGGCTGCTGGAGCGGGTGGATGTCTTTTCCATCGGCCCCCTGACCACCGCCACCGCCGAGCGCCGCGGCCTTTCGGTCTCCGCCCAGCCAGAGGCCTACACCCTGGAGGGGCTGATCGAGTCCATGGTAGAGTATTATCAATAA
- the hemB gene encoding porphobilinogen synthase codes for MFFPEFRARRLRRNETIRRMVRETHLRVDDLIYPMFSAFGKDIRNEIPSMPGIYQQSIEHIVAEAREVFELGIPAVILFGIPEHKDPVGQDAYSDTGIIQETIQAIKEEVPGLLVITDVCLCEYTDHGHCGVIKDGDVDNDETLRLLAAEALSHARAGADIVAPSDMMDGRVAAIREILDANGFDQIPVMSYAVKYSSAYYGPFRDAADSTPQFGDRRSYQMDPANRIEAFREAALDVQECADFLMVKPALAYLDILRDIKERFDLPLVAYNVSGEYSMIKAAAEKGWIDGDRVMMETLIGMKRAGADLIITYHAKEAARLLAS; via the coding sequence ATGTTTTTCCCCGAATTCCGTGCCCGCCGCCTGCGCCGCAACGAGACCATCCGCCGCATGGTGCGCGAGACCCACCTGCGGGTCGATGACCTCATCTATCCCATGTTCAGCGCCTTCGGGAAGGACATCCGCAACGAGATCCCCTCCATGCCCGGCATCTACCAGCAATCGATCGAACACATCGTCGCCGAGGCCCGTGAGGTCTTCGAACTCGGCATCCCGGCGGTGATCCTGTTCGGCATCCCCGAGCACAAGGACCCCGTCGGCCAGGACGCCTACAGCGACACAGGAATCATCCAGGAGACGATCCAGGCGATCAAGGAGGAGGTCCCCGGCCTGCTCGTGATCACCGACGTCTGCCTGTGCGAGTACACCGACCACGGCCACTGCGGCGTCATCAAGGACGGCGACGTGGACAACGACGAGACGCTCCGACTGCTCGCCGCCGAGGCCCTCTCCCACGCCCGAGCCGGGGCCGACATCGTCGCCCCGTCCGACATGATGGACGGACGGGTTGCGGCGATCCGCGAGATCCTCGACGCCAACGGCTTCGACCAGATCCCGGTCATGAGCTACGCCGTCAAGTATTCCAGCGCCTACTACGGGCCGTTCCGCGACGCCGCCGATTCGACCCCGCAGTTCGGCGACCGGCGCAGCTACCAGATGGACCCGGCCAACCGCATCGAGGCGTTTCGCGAAGCGGCCCTCGACGTCCAGGAATGCGCCGACTTCCTGATGGTCAAACCGGCCCTGGCCTACCTCGACATCCTGCGCGACATCAAGGAGCGCTTCGACCTGCCCCTGGTCGCCTACAACGTCTCCGGAGAGTACTCGATGATCAAGGCCGCCGCCGAGAAGGGCTGGATCGACGGCGACCGGGTGATGATGGAGACCCTGATCGGCATGAAGCGAGCCGGCGCCGACCTGATCATCACCTACCACGCCAAGGAGGCGGCCCGGCTCCTGGCGTCCTAG
- a CDS encoding DUF2270 domain-containing protein, with protein MPEEKTPQKLTRAETITALAHYYRAEVQRSLAWRERLDRTTNWAVGTTAAFLGFGFSHPEFTHPFFVFGLAIVYILLFVESRRYRFFDAYEYRVRLLNQNFIYGILADGTMAEEGGQTHDAFWRSELASDLRYPQYKMGMRNALGRRLQANYILLFAVLLSGWLLKIKVHPLPAESLGQYLEQASVGGLPGALTLIVMSLFALHLIVLVRVGRRSGMGQDILFPQK; from the coding sequence ATGCCGGAAGAGAAAACCCCACAGAAACTCACTCGCGCCGAGACCATCACCGCCCTGGCCCACTACTACCGGGCCGAGGTCCAGCGCAGCCTCGCCTGGCGCGAGCGCCTCGACCGCACCACCAACTGGGCGGTGGGGACCACCGCCGCCTTCCTCGGCTTCGGCTTCAGCCACCCCGAGTTCACCCACCCCTTCTTCGTCTTCGGCCTGGCCATCGTCTATATCCTGCTCTTCGTCGAGTCCCGCCGCTACCGATTTTTCGATGCCTACGAGTACCGGGTTCGCCTGTTGAATCAAAACTTCATCTACGGTATCCTTGCCGACGGCACCATGGCCGAGGAGGGAGGTCAGACCCACGACGCCTTCTGGCGCTCCGAACTCGCCTCGGACCTGCGCTACCCCCAGTACAAGATGGGCATGCGCAACGCCCTGGGACGGCGGCTTCAGGCGAACTACATCTTACTCTTCGCCGTGCTGCTCTCCGGCTGGCTGCTGAAGATCAAGGTTCACCCCCTCCCCGCCGAAAGCCTGGGCCAGTACCTGGAGCAGGCCTCCGTGGGAGGGCTTCCCGGGGCCCTGACCCTGATCGTCATGAGCCTCTTCGCCCTCCACCTCATCGTGCTGGTCCGGGTGGGGCGGCGCAGCGGAATGGGACAGGACATCCTTTTCCCCCAAAAGTGA
- a CDS encoding pitrilysin family protein, whose translation MSEYFRDTLGNGLRVITVEMPHLHSCEMACYVDVGSRHETPELAGICHFLEHILFRGTADYPESYRLERAFEALGGAVNASTDSECTCFHSRLHPRHVREGAALFASMLCRPLFSELEMERQVIMEEALEELNEQGEDISPDNLSARLLWPGHPLSLPTLGTRDSIARIGEEDLRRHHAAFFTPARTVLAVAGRVSRSDVVAAAESAFGAWGAAAAHESPPEPPPQPPVSPATCWVRDSDSQINMQLAFSLPGRGDPRTIDLRVLRWILSWGGASRLMLRLREKLGLTYSADANLALFADCGCLSIDMALAPAKLVPAVKETIAIIEELRNELVGSEELEGVVQAFLFDLDFNRDHVEAATARFGWGEMAAYLRTSEQDRREVAGVTPERLRETARALLGPQLRKAVVVGPYRPEDRDRVERLLAGD comes from the coding sequence ATGAGCGAATACTTCAGAGACACCCTCGGCAACGGCCTGCGGGTCATCACCGTTGAGATGCCCCACCTGCACAGCTGCGAAATGGCCTGCTACGTCGATGTGGGAAGCCGCCACGAAACCCCCGAACTGGCCGGCATCTGCCACTTCCTGGAGCACATCCTGTTTCGCGGCACCGCGGACTATCCCGAAAGCTACCGGCTTGAAAGGGCCTTCGAAGCCCTCGGCGGAGCGGTCAACGCCTCGACCGACTCGGAGTGCACCTGCTTCCACTCCCGGCTCCATCCACGCCACGTCCGGGAGGGGGCGGCCCTGTTCGCGTCCATGCTGTGCCGCCCCCTTTTCTCCGAATTGGAAATGGAGCGGCAAGTCATCATGGAGGAGGCCCTGGAAGAGCTCAACGAGCAGGGCGAGGACATCAGCCCCGACAACCTGTCCGCCCGCCTGCTCTGGCCCGGGCACCCCCTGAGCCTGCCGACCCTCGGCACCCGGGACTCCATCGCCCGAATCGGAGAGGAGGACCTGCGGCGCCACCACGCCGCCTTCTTCACCCCGGCCAGGACCGTTCTCGCCGTCGCCGGCAGGGTCTCCCGCAGCGACGTGGTGGCCGCGGCCGAATCGGCCTTCGGCGCCTGGGGGGCCGCCGCTGCCCACGAAAGCCCACCCGAGCCCCCCCCACAGCCCCCCGTCTCGCCGGCAACCTGCTGGGTCCGGGATTCGGACTCCCAGATCAACATGCAGCTCGCCTTTTCCCTGCCCGGCCGGGGCGACCCGCGCACCATCGACCTGCGGGTGCTGCGCTGGATCCTCTCCTGGGGGGGCGCCTCCCGGCTCATGCTGCGCCTGCGGGAAAAGCTGGGCCTGACCTACAGCGCCGATGCCAACCTCGCCCTCTTCGCCGACTGCGGCTGCCTGTCCATCGACATGGCCCTGGCCCCGGCCAAACTGGTCCCCGCGGTGAAGGAGACGATCGCCATCATCGAAGAGCTTCGGAATGAATTGGTGGGAAGCGAGGAACTGGAGGGAGTGGTGCAGGCTTTCCTCTTCGACCTGGACTTCAACCGCGACCATGTCGAGGCGGCCACGGCCCGTTTCGGGTGGGGCGAGATGGCGGCCTACCTGCGCACCTCCGAGCAGGACCGGCGGGAGGTAGCCGGGGTGACCCCGGAGAGGCTCCGGGAGACGGCCCGCGCCCTGCTCGGCCCGCAGCTGCGCAAGGCGGTCGTGGTCGGCCCCTACCGCCCGGAGGACCGGGACCGGGTGGAGCGCCTGCTGGCGGGCGACTGA
- a CDS encoding GPMC system transcriptional regulator → MEKTIEASLSRLVGKIRSYGKENLEDILHVLVDAVNLITRRNRCRVYLEDLTSGSLSCAAASGLLADAIREQSFPINTTEFLVSRVYVNQEEAQVDDVISFSSPFALDLAERFAIRASYHLPLLRRGRAMGVLCVDSGRKGQLPSGEQVDVLKSFLKEVAPHIDQARKYHQQIVLARRVDEAKKKEAALYMVKSAVRLIDKVTLASVLIPSPLAPGAGEEGLQILASYSEEKEARRLYEGQKLINLEPGSSLLSRYINSAGVIVDETLLSPLYISNLPGENLQKRYITETLGLRSLYVVPRYEPRTRRVICLVNYYTRGAYRFSDFEKGLLEAHAEMAERVIQEIGGEHVEIQVLAEISDLLQEKFEGLQPFLGRILSKATELIGADTGSIALVQERDGERWLVVEDAEGQLVGAKSKEWLKRNIPPIRIGGEELPAKERSLTGYAAHTRRPAMISDTAGEKGAGGFYREITEVVKGELAIPVVCDEEVIAVICLDSLRPHFFTDEHKRILQIIERMISRHLSDLQRIEKLTGEVNRLRSDVGYKDPKISSYKLGNIIGNSTKASEVVEFIQRICPPIFNRIALWSHVGSQETTVGMPSILITGDTGSGKEFLFNNIFSRLNEMYRVKVNPRGELPVKKTNIAAYSGELTYSELFGHKRGAFTGAHTDRKGILEEAHGGVVFLDEIGDADPKTQVQLLRFLDNGGFVRLGENVTRYARVLVIAATNKDLRQLIAEGRFREDLYHRLSELHVEVPSLNHRREDIPDLAVHFLGKLYQIYKTPEEQDEAPVLSREAQALLARHHYTGNIRELRSILLRALFFRKGRVISEEDIADTFGEHDAQPREGAAERLTDQVAEEIFRAIQAGEGDFWSGVHAPYSESRISRDVVAAVVELARAHGASTMPRIASLLGACDPKSADPLERKTFYKFKNFLYKTIKIG, encoded by the coding sequence ATGGAAAAAACCATCGAAGCCAGCCTTTCCCGCCTGGTCGGCAAGATCCGCAGCTACGGCAAGGAAAACCTGGAGGATATCCTCCACGTGCTGGTCGATGCGGTGAATCTCATTACCCGGCGCAACCGCTGCCGGGTCTACCTGGAGGACCTCACCAGCGGCAGCCTTTCGTGCGCCGCGGCCTCGGGGCTGCTCGCCGACGCCATCCGGGAGCAGAGCTTCCCTATCAACACGACCGAATTCCTGGTCTCCCGGGTCTACGTCAACCAGGAGGAGGCCCAGGTCGATGACGTGATCTCCTTCTCCAGCCCCTTCGCCCTGGATTTGGCCGAGCGCTTCGCCATCCGCGCCAGCTACCACCTGCCCCTGCTCCGCCGGGGCCGGGCCATGGGGGTGCTGTGCGTAGACAGCGGCCGCAAGGGCCAGCTTCCCAGCGGGGAGCAGGTCGACGTCCTGAAGTCCTTCCTGAAGGAGGTGGCTCCCCACATCGATCAGGCCCGCAAGTACCACCAGCAGATCGTGCTCGCCCGCCGGGTGGACGAGGCCAAGAAGAAGGAGGCCGCCCTCTACATGGTCAAGTCGGCGGTGCGCCTCATCGACAAGGTCACCCTGGCCTCGGTGCTGATCCCCTCCCCCCTGGCGCCGGGAGCCGGCGAGGAAGGGCTGCAGATTCTCGCCTCCTATTCGGAGGAGAAGGAGGCGAGGCGGCTCTACGAGGGCCAGAAGCTGATCAACCTTGAGCCAGGATCGTCCCTGTTGTCGCGCTATATCAACAGTGCCGGGGTCATCGTCGACGAGACCCTGCTCTCACCGCTCTACATCTCCAATCTGCCCGGGGAGAACCTGCAGAAGCGTTACATCACGGAGACGCTGGGCCTTCGCTCCCTCTACGTCGTGCCGCGCTACGAGCCCCGCACCCGCCGGGTGATCTGCCTGGTCAACTACTACACTCGGGGGGCCTACCGGTTCAGCGACTTCGAAAAGGGACTGCTCGAGGCCCATGCCGAGATGGCTGAACGGGTCATCCAGGAGATCGGCGGGGAACACGTCGAGATCCAGGTCCTCGCCGAGATCAGCGATCTGTTGCAGGAGAAGTTCGAGGGGCTGCAGCCGTTTCTCGGCCGCATTCTCTCCAAGGCTACGGAACTCATCGGCGCCGACACCGGCAGCATCGCCCTCGTCCAGGAGCGGGACGGCGAGCGCTGGCTTGTGGTGGAGGACGCCGAGGGGCAGTTGGTGGGGGCCAAGAGCAAGGAGTGGCTGAAGCGGAACATCCCTCCCATCCGCATCGGCGGGGAGGAGCTGCCCGCCAAAGAGCGCAGCCTGACCGGTTACGCGGCTCACACCCGGCGCCCGGCGATGATCTCCGACACGGCCGGAGAGAAGGGCGCCGGCGGCTTTTACCGGGAGATCACCGAGGTGGTCAAGGGGGAGCTGGCCATCCCGGTGGTCTGCGACGAGGAGGTCATCGCCGTGATCTGCCTCGACAGCCTGCGCCCCCATTTCTTCACCGACGAGCACAAGCGCATCCTGCAGATCATCGAGCGGATGATCTCCCGCCACCTCTCCGATCTGCAGCGCATCGAGAAGCTGACCGGGGAGGTCAACCGCCTGCGTTCGGACGTCGGCTACAAGGACCCGAAGATCTCCTCCTATAAGCTCGGCAACATCATCGGCAACTCGACCAAGGCCAGCGAGGTCGTCGAATTCATCCAGCGCATCTGCCCCCCGATCTTCAACCGGATCGCACTGTGGAGCCATGTCGGCTCCCAGGAGACGACGGTGGGCATGCCCTCGATCCTGATCACGGGCGATACCGGCAGCGGCAAGGAGTTCCTGTTCAACAACATCTTCTCGCGGCTCAACGAGATGTACCGGGTCAAGGTCAACCCGCGGGGGGAGTTGCCGGTGAAGAAGACCAACATCGCCGCCTACAGCGGCGAGTTGACATATTCGGAGCTGTTCGGCCACAAGCGGGGGGCCTTCACCGGGGCCCACACCGACCGCAAGGGGATCCTCGAAGAGGCCCACGGGGGGGTGGTCTTCCTGGATGAGATCGGCGATGCCGACCCCAAGACCCAGGTGCAGCTGCTGCGTTTTCTGGACAACGGCGGCTTCGTGCGCCTGGGGGAGAACGTCACCCGCTATGCCAGGGTTCTGGTGATCGCCGCCACCAACAAGGACCTGCGTCAGCTGATCGCCGAGGGTCGCTTCCGGGAGGACCTCTACCACCGCCTCTCGGAACTGCACGTCGAGGTGCCCTCGCTGAACCACCGCCGCGAGGACATTCCCGACCTGGCGGTCCATTTTCTGGGCAAGCTCTATCAGATTTACAAGACGCCCGAGGAGCAGGACGAGGCCCCGGTTCTCAGCCGGGAGGCCCAGGCCCTGCTGGCCCGCCACCACTACACCGGCAACATTCGGGAGTTGCGCAGTATCCTGCTGAGGGCGCTCTTCTTTCGCAAGGGGCGCGTGATTTCCGAGGAGGATATCGCCGATACCTTCGGGGAGCATGATGCGCAGCCCCGGGAGGGAGCCGCAGAGCGCCTGACCGACCAGGTCGCCGAGGAGATCTTCCGGGCCATTCAGGCCGGGGAGGGGGATTTCTGGAGCGGGGTGCATGCGCCCTACTCGGAGAGCCGCATTTCCCGCGACGTGGTCGCGGCCGTGGTGGAATTGGCCCGGGCCCACGGGGCGAGCACCATGCCGCGTATCGCGTCGCTGCTCGGGGCCTGCGACCCCAAGAGCGCCGACCCGCTCGAGCGCAAGACCTTTTATAAGTTCAAGAACTTCCTCTACAAGACCATCAAGATCGGCTGA